In a genomic window of Mycolicibacterium neoaurum VKM Ac-1815D:
- a CDS encoding metal-dependent hydrolase, whose translation MELLDTDTPDSGQIALHARAVQFDLSDVPAQCVYGDPYASHLYNGLSLLLPAGEEWFIELLKEALPQIHDEKLREDVIGFMGQEAMHATAHSGIYEYLERHGIDPTPVIDRANWVFGSLLGPRAAKGAKAHNYMVERLAVMAALEHIFSFLGDWVLNAKRLNAETADPTIVDLLRWHGAEEVEHRMVSHDVLRYFDHNYARRAWAQVVAGPMLLYLLWQATRYLMRVDPNLKMSVRKRRAIWRGLIRSGRRGVAPSVMHTTWRGLQYFSPRYHPGDVGDTAQAVAYLASSPAARAAVK comes from the coding sequence ATGGAGCTGTTGGACACCGATACCCCGGACAGCGGTCAGATTGCTCTACACGCACGTGCCGTGCAGTTCGATCTCAGCGATGTGCCCGCGCAGTGCGTCTATGGCGATCCTTACGCCAGTCACCTCTACAACGGGCTGAGCCTGCTGTTGCCCGCCGGCGAGGAATGGTTCATCGAGTTGCTCAAGGAAGCGCTGCCGCAGATCCACGACGAGAAGCTGCGCGAGGATGTCATCGGCTTCATGGGGCAGGAGGCGATGCACGCCACCGCCCACTCGGGCATCTACGAATATCTGGAGCGCCACGGTATCGACCCGACTCCGGTGATCGATCGTGCCAACTGGGTGTTCGGCAGCCTGCTGGGGCCGCGCGCGGCCAAGGGCGCCAAGGCGCACAACTACATGGTCGAGCGGCTGGCCGTGATGGCCGCCCTCGAGCACATCTTCTCCTTCCTCGGCGACTGGGTGCTCAACGCCAAGCGACTCAATGCCGAGACCGCCGACCCGACGATCGTCGACCTGTTGCGCTGGCATGGTGCCGAGGAAGTGGAGCACCGCATGGTGTCCCATGACGTGCTGCGCTACTTCGACCACAACTACGCCCGCCGGGCGTGGGCGCAGGTGGTCGCCGGGCCGATGCTGCTGTACTTGTTGTGGCAGGCCACCCGCTACCTGATGCGGGTCGACCCGAACCTGAAGATGTCGGTGCGCAAGCGCAGGGCGATCTGGCGCGGATTGATCCGATCCGGCCGCCGCGGGGTCGCACCGTCGGTCATGCACACCACCTGGCGTGGGCTGCAATACTTCTCGCCGCGCTATCACCCCGGTGATGTCGGTGACACCGCGCAGGCGGTGGCCTACCTGGCTTCCTCGCCCGCCGCGCGCGCCGCAGTCAAGTGA
- a CDS encoding PDR/VanB family oxidoreductase, which yields MKRTAPPLGSPIDDRATNLVVTLLDRFWLNRVVKADYADERADRTPHDPMTLQLRGREIVAHDKDVVALTFTAPDGGDLPGWQPGSHLDLHLPSGRRRQYSLCGDPQDRDRYRIAVRKIPSGGGGSLEMHDLRIGDTVTVRGPRNGFPFIPYERALYIAGGIGITPILPMVRAAQRLGTDWHFVYCGRSADTIPFLDEIWQWDPQRVTVRLDEEHGIPTPADLLGRAAPGGAVYVCGPPPMIETVRGNFDRSPASALHFERFSAPPVTDGTAFEIEIASTGAVATVAADESLLDALVRVRPDVAYSCRQGFCGTCRVGVLSGTPEHRDARLTAAERANSMLACVSRSANGRLVLDL from the coding sequence GTGAAGCGCACCGCTCCGCCGTTGGGTTCGCCGATCGATGACAGGGCGACCAATCTCGTGGTCACCCTGCTCGACCGTTTCTGGCTGAACCGAGTCGTCAAGGCTGACTATGCCGATGAGCGGGCAGATCGGACCCCACACGATCCGATGACGCTGCAACTGCGCGGGCGGGAGATCGTCGCCCATGACAAAGACGTTGTGGCGCTGACCTTTACCGCACCGGATGGTGGCGATCTGCCGGGCTGGCAGCCCGGCAGTCATCTGGACCTCCATCTGCCGTCGGGACGCCGCAGGCAGTACTCGCTGTGCGGGGACCCGCAGGATCGGGACCGTTACCGTATCGCCGTGCGCAAGATCCCCAGCGGTGGTGGCGGATCACTGGAGATGCACGATCTGCGCATCGGCGACACGGTCACGGTCCGCGGGCCACGTAACGGCTTTCCGTTCATCCCCTACGAGCGGGCGCTCTATATCGCGGGCGGGATCGGCATCACACCGATTCTGCCGATGGTGCGTGCGGCGCAACGCCTGGGCACCGACTGGCATTTCGTGTACTGCGGTCGTAGTGCCGACACCATCCCGTTCCTCGACGAAATATGGCAGTGGGATCCGCAGCGGGTGACCGTCCGCTTGGACGAGGAACACGGGATACCTACGCCGGCGGACCTGCTCGGGCGCGCCGCGCCCGGCGGGGCGGTCTACGTGTGCGGCCCGCCGCCCATGATCGAGACGGTGCGCGGCAATTTCGATCGATCCCCGGCCTCGGCACTGCATTTCGAACGTTTCAGCGCGCCGCCCGTCACCGATGGCACTGCGTTCGAGATAGAGATTGCCAGTACCGGTGCGGTCGCCACCGTTGCCGCCGACGAGTCGCTGCTCGACGCGCTGGTCCGGGTACGGCCCGATGTCGCGTACTCCTGCAGGCAAGGATTCTGTGGGACCTGCCGGGTGGGCGTGCTGTCCGGGACGCCGGAACACCGCGATGCGCGGCTCACCGCCGCCGAGCGGGCGAATTCGATGTTGGCCTGCGTATCTCGTTCGGCGAACGGGCGACTGGTCCTCGATCTCTGA
- a CDS encoding TetR/AcrR family transcriptional regulator, with translation MAKPVAARGFARERVVDAALELFVQHGVRGTSIQMIASRLGVTKASVYYQFQSKDDIVLAVAQPILDDIEHVRRIADALPTDEARRDVALSGLIDLAIRHRQVANVLYGDPAMRELMVTHESMRQCVDGFTKLLTGASTNRTQLVAMTLLTAGIYCCTTDPRIAELTDEELRAELETVVKTFTSAM, from the coding sequence ATGGCAAAGCCCGTCGCCGCCCGAGGCTTCGCGCGAGAACGCGTGGTCGACGCTGCGCTGGAGCTGTTCGTCCAGCACGGTGTTCGCGGCACGTCGATCCAGATGATCGCCTCGCGACTGGGGGTCACCAAGGCCTCGGTGTACTATCAGTTCCAATCCAAGGACGACATCGTGCTGGCAGTTGCCCAGCCGATCCTCGACGATATCGAGCACGTACGGCGCATCGCCGACGCCCTACCCACCGACGAGGCGCGTCGCGATGTCGCGTTGAGCGGTCTGATCGACCTGGCCATCCGACACCGTCAGGTGGCCAATGTCCTCTACGGCGATCCCGCGATGCGCGAGCTGATGGTCACCCATGAATCGATGAGGCAGTGTGTCGATGGCTTCACCAAGCTACTGACGGGCGCCTCCACCAACCGCACCCAGCTGGTCGCGATGACACTACTGACGGCCGGCATCTACTGCTGCACAACCGATCCCAGGATCGCCGAGCTCACCGACGAGGAGCTGCGGGCCGAGCTGGAGACGGTGGTCAAGACCTTCACCAGCGCCATGTGA
- a CDS encoding MmpS family transport accessory protein, which yields MVIIAVLCVGAVAVWQIRGIFGADPVIVVPQNFAGDAERFNKKVVRMEVFGNPGAVVDISYLDLDAVPQQAKGVPLPWTLILSTTDPSTATTLVAQGDANSLGCRVFVDDELMAERVVDGYNAQTYCIVKSA from the coding sequence ATGGTGATCATCGCGGTCCTCTGTGTCGGTGCAGTGGCCGTGTGGCAGATCAGGGGGATCTTCGGTGCCGACCCGGTGATCGTGGTCCCGCAGAACTTCGCCGGCGATGCCGAACGCTTCAACAAGAAGGTCGTGCGGATGGAGGTCTTCGGTAATCCCGGTGCGGTGGTGGACATCAGCTACCTCGACCTCGATGCGGTACCGCAACAGGCCAAGGGCGTTCCTTTGCCTTGGACGCTGATCCTGTCCACGACCGATCCGTCGACAGCGACCACCCTGGTTGCCCAGGGCGATGCGAACTCGCTGGGCTGCCGCGTTTTCGTCGACGACGAGTTGATGGCCGAGCGGGTCGTCGACGGGTACAACGCCCAGACCTACTGCATCGTGAAGTCCGCATGA
- a CDS encoding MMPL/RND family transporter: protein MSGKHADAVTEEIPVAVPVYRTEHFGRIAHILRKLSVPIMIAWLGLAVFLNVSTPQLEKVGELRSVSMSPQGAPAAIATQRVGEVFEEYTSDSSVMVVLEGQDKLEAPARNYYAELVKRLRADTEHVEHIQDLWSDPLTATGAQSGDGKAAYVQVYLSGNQGEAKSNESVAAVRQIIADTPAPDGVKAYVTGGAALASDQQEAGHNSMRTIETLTMAVIFTFLIIYFRSIITTTLIMTMLLLGLATVRGVIAFLGYHHIIGLSTFATSLVVTLAIAIAVDYAIFLIGRYQEERGKGADREVAYYKMFGGTAHVVVGSGLTIAGATFCLSFTRLPYFQTLGIPLAIGMLVLIGYAMTFGPALVTIGSRFGWLDPKHVVRVSRWRKVGTAVVRWPGPILVASLAVSLIGLVAIPSYQTSYNDRLYMPADLPSNQGYAAAERHFSPARLNPEMLMIETDKDLRNPADFLVIDKVAKNIFRVPGIGRVQTITRPDGLPIEHSTIPYAMSQQSALNKLNEQFQGDRTADMLKQADDMQKNIDNLEKMQSITVEMASTTNDMVVKMKDMAISIGEVRDKMAEFDDFFRPMRNYFYWEPHCYNIPICSAMRSIFDALDGIDTMTDGIQGMIPDMERLNALMPQMTALMPAMIDTMKSVKQMMLTTYQTQNGMQQQMIEMQKDSRAMGEAFDTAKNDDSFYLPPEAFENADFKRGIEQFISPNGNAVRFIIAHEGDPMSADGIEKIDAIKEAAKEALKGTPLEGARIYLGGTASTFKDMADGTRYDLMIAGIAALGLIFLIMLIITRAIVAAAVIVFAVGMSLCASFGISVLIWQHLIGLELHWMVLPMAMIILLAVGADYNLLVISRLKEEVGAGVKTGIIRTLGGSGSTVTAAAALFALTMMAMAVSDLRVIGQVGTTIGLGLFFDTVVVRSFMTPSIANLLGRWFWWPQRIRVRPVPAPWPNPPRLQTDPATGVTS from the coding sequence ATGAGCGGCAAGCATGCGGATGCCGTGACCGAAGAGATTCCGGTTGCCGTGCCCGTCTACCGCACCGAACATTTCGGCCGGATCGCCCACATCCTGCGCAAGCTGTCGGTGCCGATCATGATCGCCTGGCTGGGACTGGCGGTCTTCCTCAATGTCTCCACCCCCCAGCTGGAAAAGGTTGGCGAGCTGCGGTCGGTCTCGATGAGCCCGCAGGGGGCGCCGGCCGCCATCGCCACCCAGCGAGTGGGCGAGGTCTTCGAGGAGTACACGTCAGACAGCTCGGTGATGGTGGTGCTGGAGGGGCAGGACAAGCTGGAAGCCCCGGCACGGAACTACTACGCCGAGTTGGTGAAGCGGTTGCGGGCCGATACCGAGCATGTCGAGCACATCCAGGACCTGTGGAGTGATCCGCTGACCGCGACCGGGGCGCAGAGCGGTGACGGCAAGGCCGCCTATGTGCAGGTCTATCTGTCCGGAAACCAGGGCGAGGCCAAATCGAACGAGTCGGTGGCCGCGGTGCGACAGATCATCGCCGACACCCCGGCTCCGGATGGCGTCAAGGCCTATGTCACCGGCGGCGCTGCGCTGGCATCCGATCAGCAGGAGGCCGGACACAACAGCATGCGGACCATCGAGACGCTGACGATGGCCGTCATCTTCACCTTTCTGATCATCTACTTCCGGTCGATCATCACCACGACGCTGATCATGACCATGCTGCTGCTCGGTCTGGCCACCGTGCGCGGTGTCATCGCCTTCCTCGGCTATCACCACATCATCGGTCTCTCCACCTTCGCGACCTCCCTGGTGGTCACTCTCGCGATCGCCATTGCGGTGGACTACGCCATCTTCCTGATCGGCCGGTATCAGGAGGAACGCGGTAAAGGTGCCGATCGAGAAGTCGCCTACTACAAGATGTTCGGTGGCACCGCCCATGTGGTGGTCGGATCCGGGCTGACGATCGCGGGTGCGACATTCTGCCTGAGTTTCACGCGGCTGCCGTACTTCCAGACCCTGGGTATCCCGCTGGCCATCGGCATGCTGGTGCTGATCGGCTATGCCATGACGTTCGGCCCGGCCTTGGTGACCATCGGTAGTAGATTTGGTTGGTTGGATCCTAAACATGTTGTGCGGGTTTCCCGTTGGCGCAAGGTCGGCACGGCGGTGGTGCGCTGGCCCGGACCGATCCTGGTGGCCAGTCTCGCGGTGTCCTTGATCGGCTTGGTCGCCATCCCCAGCTATCAGACCAGCTACAACGACCGCCTCTACATGCCGGCGGACCTTCCCTCCAATCAGGGCTACGCCGCCGCCGAACGGCATTTCTCCCCGGCTCGACTCAACCCCGAGATGTTGATGATCGAGACCGACAAGGACCTGCGCAATCCCGCGGACTTTTTGGTCATCGACAAGGTGGCCAAGAACATCTTCCGAGTGCCGGGTATCGGTCGGGTGCAAACGATCACCCGCCCTGACGGGCTACCCATCGAGCACAGCACGATTCCCTATGCCATGTCGCAGCAGAGCGCGCTGAACAAGCTCAACGAGCAGTTCCAGGGCGACCGCACGGCCGACATGCTCAAGCAGGCCGACGATATGCAGAAGAACATCGACAACTTGGAGAAGATGCAGTCGATCACCGTCGAGATGGCGAGTACGACCAACGACATGGTCGTCAAGATGAAGGATATGGCGATCTCGATCGGCGAAGTACGCGACAAGATGGCCGAATTCGACGATTTCTTCCGGCCGATGCGTAACTACTTCTACTGGGAGCCGCACTGCTACAACATCCCGATCTGCTCGGCCATGCGCTCCATCTTCGATGCGCTCGACGGCATCGACACCATGACCGACGGCATCCAGGGAATGATCCCAGACATGGAGCGCTTGAATGCGCTCATGCCGCAGATGACGGCGCTCATGCCGGCGATGATCGACACGATGAAGTCGGTCAAGCAGATGATGCTGACCACATATCAGACGCAGAACGGCATGCAGCAGCAGATGATCGAGATGCAGAAGGACTCCAGGGCAATGGGGGAGGCCTTCGACACCGCCAAGAACGACGACTCGTTCTACCTACCGCCAGAGGCCTTCGAGAACGCAGACTTCAAGCGCGGCATCGAACAATTCATTTCGCCGAACGGCAATGCCGTGCGGTTCATCATCGCCCATGAGGGTGACCCGATGTCCGCCGACGGCATCGAGAAGATCGATGCGATCAAGGAAGCCGCCAAGGAAGCGCTGAAGGGCACGCCGCTGGAGGGCGCACGCATCTACCTCGGGGGTACGGCGTCGACCTTCAAGGACATGGCCGACGGCACGAGATACGACCTGATGATCGCCGGCATCGCCGCGCTGGGGTTGATCTTCCTGATCATGCTGATCATCACCAGGGCGATCGTGGCCGCCGCGGTCATCGTGTTCGCGGTCGGTATGTCGCTGTGCGCCTCATTCGGTATATCGGTGCTGATATGGCAACACCTGATCGGGCTTGAGCTGCACTGGATGGTGCTACCGATGGCCATGATCATCTTGTTGGCCGTTGGCGCCGACTACAACCTGCTGGTCATCTCGCGGCTCAAAGAGGAGGTCGGGGCCGGGGTCAAGACCGGGATCATCCGCACCCTGGGCGGCAGCGGATCGACGGTCACCGCGGCTGCGGCGCTGTTCGCCCTCACCATGATGGCGATGGCAGTCAGTGACCTGAGGGTGATCGGTCAGGTGGGCACCACCATCGGGCTCGGTCTGTTCTTCGACACCGTGGTGGTCCGGTCGTTCATGACGCCGTCGATCGCCAACCTGCTCGGCCGATGGTTCTGGTGGCCGCAACGCATCCGGGTGCGACCGGTGCCGGCTCCGTGGCCCAATCCGCCACGGCTGCAAACCGATCCAGCGACAGGGGTGACGTCGTGA
- a CDS encoding DUF732 domain-containing protein, whose translation MKWPSLIGGVLAAAVALAPPASADRDIDFARELHTYGIYGQRDHNAWLAKIACERLDRGVDENAHDAAAFVHTNLDSGTSTEQAWQFLAAGIRTYCPQQIGRLDAASRP comes from the coding sequence GTGAAATGGCCGTCGTTGATCGGCGGTGTCCTCGCGGCAGCGGTGGCACTCGCCCCGCCGGCGTCGGCGGATCGCGATATCGATTTCGCGCGAGAGCTACACACCTATGGCATCTACGGTCAGCGCGACCACAACGCCTGGCTGGCCAAGATCGCCTGTGAACGATTGGACCGAGGAGTCGATGAAAATGCTCATGACGCAGCTGCATTCGTCCACACCAATCTCGACAGCGGCACCTCTACGGAGCAGGCGTGGCAGTTCCTCGCAGCGGGCATACGAACGTACTGTCCGCAGCAGATCGGCCGGCTCGATGCCGCCTCGCGACCCTGA